The following are encoded together in the Flavobacterium sp. TR2 genome:
- the dnaE gene encoding DNA polymerase III subunit alpha, protein MYLIFDTETTGLPKRWDAPITDSDNWPRCIQIAWQLHDEMGQLVEHQDYLVKPDGFNIPYDAERIHGISTELAEADGITLAEVLEKFNIALSKTKFIVGQNLGFDVNIMGAEFHRMGVDSTMASIPVLDTCTEVTASLLQLPGGRGGKFKLPTLTELHSYLFDQPFAEAHNATADVEATTRCFLELVRREVFTKEELDVPKEYFKDFQERNPEPFKLIGLKHINLKAASDKIREQLKALAGEDTQNVVSEEDKADFKAAKFAHLHNHTQFSVLQSTIGIGNIVAAAAKNGMPAVAMTDTGNMMGAFHFVSAVMNHNKAASGKNKALVEAGEEPTETEVKPIVGCEFNICDNHLDKSKKDNGYQVVLMAKNKAGYHNLAKMASIAYTDGFYYVPRIDRKIVEQYKGDIMVLSGNLYGEIPSKILNIGENQAEEALIWWKEQFGEDFYLEVMRHNQEDENRVNKTLIEFSKKHNVKLIATNNTYYLNKEDANAHDILLCVKDGEKQATPIGRGRGYRYGLPNQEYYFKSQDEMKKLFADLPEAIINIQEIIDKVEGYSLYRDVLLPKFEIPDEFVDPEDEKDNGVRGENAYLRYLTMEGAKRRYGEITESIQERLDFELMTISNSGYPGYFLIVQDFIAEARKMDVSVGPGRGSAAGSAVAYCLGITNIDPIKYDLLFERFLNPDRVSMPDIDIDFDDEGRGRVMEYVINKYGQKQVAQIITYGKMATKSAIRDTARVLDLPLFEADRIAKLIPGMMPSKWNLARFISESEEEVKKALRSDEFDNVKELIAIANEDDLAGETIQQAKILEGSMRNTGIHACGVIITPSDITNYVPVTTAKDSDLYVTQFDNSVAESAGLLKMDFLGLKTLTLIKDTVKLVKYRTGIELNPDTFPIDDEETYALFQRGETVGIFQYESPGMQKYMKDLKPTVFGDLIAMNALYRPGPLEYIPSFVRRKNGDEEIKYDLDACAEYLSETYGITVYQEQVMLLSQSLAGFTKGEADVLRKAMGKKQKDVLDKMKPKFVEQAAAKGHDAKILEKIWKDWEAFASYAFNKSHSTCYAWIAYQTAYLKAHYPAEYMAAVLSNNMNDIKQVSFFMEECKRMGLQVLGPCVNESYYKFTVNDDYAVRFGMGAIKGVGSGAVETIVENRKDGRYKSIFDLAKRIDLRAANKKAIENLALAGGFDSFEGTTRAQYFHDDGDGITFYEKAMRYGSKFQENENSSQVSLFGETSEVQIAEPVVPPCEDWSTMEKLAKEKEVVGIYISGHPLDDFRFEMKYFCNSRLESLKSMNEYVGKNLMFAGIINNVQHRVAKNGKGWAAFNLEGYDESYEFKIFGEEYLKFRHFLIQNNFAFLKIMIKDGWVNHDTGKKSDPRMQFVEIRQLQDILEAFAKKLILLLNIKDLHPEFIHKLSRLFAENKGENSVTFEIMELEKIKRLVEVETPTDFEADDAVFEGENENEDGATEDTKIQQVNEVEEIKVVTKLTMPSRRLKVKISAELLQELEKMQINFKLN, encoded by the coding sequence ATTTAATATTCGATACCGAAACAACCGGATTACCAAAACGCTGGGACGCCCCGATTACCGATTCTGACAACTGGCCCCGTTGTATACAAATTGCTTGGCAATTGCATGACGAAATGGGACAGCTTGTCGAACATCAGGATTATTTGGTTAAGCCTGACGGATTTAACATTCCGTACGATGCCGAGCGTATTCACGGAATTTCGACAGAATTGGCTGAAGCCGATGGAATCACTTTGGCCGAAGTTTTAGAGAAATTCAATATTGCTTTAAGCAAAACCAAATTCATCGTTGGACAGAATTTAGGTTTCGACGTTAATATTATGGGAGCCGAATTCCATAGAATGGGAGTAGATTCTACGATGGCTTCAATTCCAGTTTTGGATACCTGTACCGAAGTTACGGCTTCATTATTGCAGCTTCCGGGAGGTCGTGGAGGAAAATTCAAACTTCCAACATTGACAGAGTTGCACAGCTATCTTTTCGATCAGCCATTCGCGGAAGCGCACAACGCAACTGCCGACGTTGAGGCAACTACACGTTGTTTCCTTGAATTGGTTAGAAGAGAAGTTTTCACCAAAGAAGAGCTGGATGTTCCGAAAGAATATTTCAAAGATTTTCAGGAGAGAAACCCAGAGCCATTTAAGCTTATTGGTTTAAAACACATCAATTTAAAAGCGGCTTCGGATAAAATCAGAGAACAGCTTAAAGCTTTAGCTGGAGAAGATACGCAAAATGTTGTTTCAGAAGAAGATAAAGCTGATTTTAAAGCGGCAAAATTTGCACATTTGCACAATCATACGCAGTTTTCGGTACTTCAATCGACTATCGGAATTGGAAATATTGTAGCTGCTGCAGCCAAAAACGGAATGCCGGCCGTTGCTATGACAGATACTGGAAACATGATGGGAGCTTTCCATTTTGTGAGCGCCGTTATGAATCACAATAAAGCAGCGTCTGGAAAAAACAAAGCTCTGGTTGAAGCTGGAGAAGAACCAACAGAAACTGAAGTTAAACCAATCGTAGGCTGTGAATTTAATATCTGTGACAATCACTTAGATAAAAGTAAAAAAGACAACGGTTATCAGGTTGTTTTGATGGCTAAAAATAAAGCAGGTTATCATAACTTGGCCAAAATGGCTTCGATTGCTTATACAGATGGATTCTACTATGTGCCGAGAATTGACCGCAAGATTGTGGAGCAATACAAAGGCGACATTATGGTTTTGTCTGGGAATTTATACGGAGAAATTCCGAGTAAAATTCTGAATATTGGTGAAAACCAAGCAGAAGAAGCGTTGATTTGGTGGAAGGAACAATTTGGCGAAGATTTCTATCTAGAAGTTATGCGCCACAATCAGGAAGATGAAAATCGTGTCAACAAAACACTGATTGAGTTTTCGAAAAAACACAACGTTAAATTAATTGCAACTAATAATACTTACTATTTAAATAAAGAAGATGCCAACGCACACGACATTTTATTGTGTGTAAAAGATGGTGAGAAACAGGCAACACCAATTGGTCGCGGACGCGGTTACCGTTACGGACTTCCAAATCAGGAGTATTATTTCAAGTCGCAAGATGAGATGAAAAAACTCTTTGCTGATTTGCCAGAAGCCATTATCAATATTCAGGAAATTATTGATAAGGTTGAAGGATATTCGCTTTACCGAGATGTATTGCTTCCGAAATTCGAAATTCCTGACGAATTTGTTGACCCTGAAGATGAAAAAGACAATGGAGTTCGTGGTGAAAATGCTTATTTGCGTTACCTTACAATGGAAGGTGCCAAAAGAAGATATGGCGAAATTACCGAATCGATTCAGGAGCGACTTGATTTTGAGTTAATGACAATTTCGAACTCCGGTTATCCAGGTTATTTCTTAATTGTACAGGATTTTATCGCCGAAGCAAGAAAAATGGACGTATCTGTAGGGCCAGGGCGTGGTTCTGCAGCGGGTTCAGCCGTTGCGTACTGTCTCGGAATTACCAATATTGACCCTATTAAATATGACTTGCTTTTTGAGCGTTTCCTAAACCCAGACCGTGTATCGATGCCCGATATTGATATTGACTTTGATGATGAGGGTCGTGGACGTGTAATGGAATACGTAATCAATAAATACGGTCAAAAACAGGTAGCACAGATTATCACTTATGGTAAAATGGCAACCAAATCGGCGATTCGTGATACGGCTCGTGTACTGGATTTGCCGTTATTTGAAGCCGATAGAATTGCCAAACTGATTCCGGGTATGATGCCGTCAAAATGGAATCTGGCTCGTTTTATTTCTGAAAGCGAAGAAGAGGTTAAAAAAGCGCTTCGTTCTGACGAATTTGACAATGTAAAAGAATTAATCGCGATTGCCAACGAAGATGATTTGGCAGGAGAAACTATTCAGCAAGCAAAAATCCTAGAAGGATCGATGCGTAACACGGGAATTCATGCCTGCGGGGTAATCATTACGCCATCGGATATTACGAATTACGTTCCCGTAACAACAGCAAAAGATTCGGATTTATATGTAACACAGTTTGACAACTCGGTTGCAGAAAGTGCCGGATTGCTGAAAATGGACTTCTTGGGTTTAAAGACCCTTACGCTGATAAAAGATACCGTAAAACTGGTAAAATATAGAACAGGAATTGAACTGAATCCAGATACTTTTCCAATCGATGATGAAGAAACGTATGCTCTTTTCCAAAGAGGTGAAACGGTTGGAATCTTCCAATACGAGTCGCCCGGAATGCAGAAATACATGAAAGATCTGAAGCCAACGGTTTTTGGAGATTTAATTGCCATGAACGCACTTTATCGTCCGGGGCCTTTGGAGTATATTCCATCTTTCGTTCGAAGAAAAAATGGCGACGAAGAAATCAAATACGATTTAGATGCCTGCGCTGAGTATTTGTCAGAAACCTACGGAATTACGGTTTACCAAGAGCAGGTAATGCTTTTGTCTCAGTCTTTGGCAGGATTTACAAAGGGTGAGGCCGACGTCTTGCGTAAAGCGATGGGTAAGAAACAAAAAGACGTACTAGACAAAATGAAGCCGAAGTTTGTTGAACAAGCCGCAGCAAAAGGTCACGATGCCAAGATTCTAGAGAAAATCTGGAAAGACTGGGAAGCCTTTGCGAGTTACGCCTTCAACAAATCGCACTCGACTTGCTATGCTTGGATTGCGTATCAAACGGCTTACTTGAAAGCGCACTATCCTGCTGAATATATGGCAGCGGTTCTTTCAAATAACATGAACGATATCAAACAGGTTTCGTTCTTCATGGAAGAATGTAAACGTATGGGCTTACAGGTTCTAGGACCATGTGTAAATGAATCGTACTATAAATTTACTGTAAATGACGATTATGCCGTTCGTTTTGGAATGGGGGCGATTAAAGGCGTTGGTTCGGGAGCTGTTGAAACCATTGTAGAAAACAGAAAAGACGGAAGATATAAATCAATTTTTGATCTAGCGAAGCGAATTGATTTGCGTGCAGCTAACAAAAAAGCGATAGAGAATTTAGCATTAGCGGGAGGTTTTGATTCTTTTGAAGGAACTACAAGAGCACAATATTTCCACGATGATGGCGACGGAATTACTTTCTACGAAAAGGCAATGCGCTACGGGTCGAAGTTTCAGGAAAATGAAAACTCGTCTCAGGTAAGTTTATTTGGAGAAACCAGTGAAGTTCAAATTGCAGAACCGGTTGTTCCGCCTTGCGAAGACTGGAGCACCATGGAAAAACTAGCCAAAGAAAAAGAAGTTGTCGGAATCTATATTTCTGGACATCCGCTTGATGATTTTAGGTTCGAGATGAAATATTTCTGCAATTCTCGTCTAGAATCGCTGAAAAGCATGAACGAATATGTTGGGAAAAACTTAATGTTTGCAGGAATTATCAATAACGTTCAGCATCGTGTGGCCAAAAATGGAAAAGGATGGGCGGCATTCAATTTAGAAGGGTATGATGAGAGTTATGAGTTTAAGATTTTTGGTGAGGAATATTTAAAATTCCGCCATTTCTTAATTCAGAACAATTTTGCCTTTTTGAAAATAATGATTAAAGATGGTTGGGTAAATCATGATACAGGTAAAAAATCAGATCCTAGAATGCAGTTTGTCGAGATTCGCCAATTGCAGGATATTCTGGAAGCTTTCGCTAAAAAGCTAATTCTTTTGCTGAATATTAAAGATCTTCATCCTGAATTTATTCATAAACTGAGTCGTTTATTTGCTGAAAATAAAGGAGAGAATTCTGTGACTTTTGAAATCATGGAACTAGAAAAAATAAAACGATTGGTTGAGGTGGAAACTCCAACAGATTTTGAAGCCGATGATGCGGTTTTTGAAGGAGAAAATGAAAATGAAGATGGTGCGACTGAGGATACAAAAATACAACAGGTAAATGAGGTTGAAGAAATAAAAGTGGTGACCAAATTAACCATGCCTAGCCGCCGCTTGAAGGTTAAAATTTCAGCTGAATTATTGCAGGAACTGGAGAAAATGCAGATTAATTTTAAATTGAACTAA
- a CDS encoding outer membrane beta-barrel protein, translating into MKKNLFLLGLLVCSMATVAQTEKAEKPESWYFKLGGSYFNQTASTEFPEVGGQAPNRDVYSGALTNNKLVSRESITGSFGQGFRSGITAGYRFSTRLGVEMSANYYISNSKTMAQTTNRLYGYDPATTAATYISFTADGQIKAFDLAPSVVMFLGDAHGFEPYTKVGVIVPIHGTLDIKTDRELLTYVGANQVAKNNIYSKDVVKPNPTIGFMAALGTSYKLGKHISAFAELEYRNFTVHGKTKETTEYTVNGQDALATRNTSQRYTNYHKKLDVNSNNVLFNPNTATPDTADTTRPNDKMDELSSYVGISGLGLTLGVKYSL; encoded by the coding sequence ATGAAAAAGAACCTATTTTTATTAGGATTGTTAGTTTGCTCAATGGCGACAGTGGCGCAGACAGAAAAAGCTGAAAAACCAGAGAGCTGGTATTTTAAACTAGGAGGATCGTATTTTAACCAAACTGCTTCTACTGAGTTTCCAGAAGTGGGAGGACAGGCACCAAACAGAGATGTTTATTCAGGTGCTTTAACTAACAATAAATTGGTTTCAAGAGAAAGTATTACAGGATCTTTTGGACAAGGTTTCAGAAGTGGTATTACTGCTGGTTACCGTTTTTCTACTCGTTTAGGAGTTGAGATGTCTGCAAACTATTATATCAGTAATAGTAAAACAATGGCACAAACAACAAATAGACTTTATGGATACGATCCAGCTACTACTGCTGCTACATATATTAGTTTTACAGCTGACGGACAAATCAAGGCATTTGATTTAGCGCCTTCTGTTGTAATGTTTTTAGGTGATGCCCATGGTTTTGAACCGTATACTAAAGTTGGAGTTATTGTGCCAATTCACGGTACATTAGATATTAAAACAGATAGAGAGCTTTTAACTTATGTGGGTGCTAATCAAGTAGCTAAAAACAATATTTATTCAAAAGATGTGGTAAAACCAAATCCAACAATTGGATTTATGGCAGCGTTAGGAACATCTTATAAATTAGGAAAACACATTTCTGCTTTTGCAGAGTTAGAATACCGTAACTTTACTGTTCATGGTAAGACAAAAGAAACTACAGAATATACAGTAAATGGGCAAGATGCATTAGCAACTAGAAATACATCACAGAGATATACAAACTATCACAAGAAATTAGATGTAAATTCTAATAATGTGTTGTTTAATCCAAACACTGCAACACCAGATACAGCAGATACAACTAGACCAAATGATAAAATGGATGAGTTAAGCTCTTATGTTGGTATTTCTGGTTTAGGATTAACATTAGGTGTAAAATACAGCCTATAA
- a CDS encoding Gfo/Idh/MocA family protein produces the protein MEIIKWGIIGCGNVTEVKSGPAFQKAPNSALVAVMRRDATLAEDYAKRHNVPKWYSNAEDLINDPEVNAVYIATPPSSHKEYTILCAKAGKPVYVEKPMALTFEECNEMINACKEHNVPLFVAYYRRALPRFLKIKEIIDQGQLGNIRHVNCVLYHPFEARYDDEINLPWTVLPHISGGGIFVDLACHTLDFLDFVLGPIKSVRGHATSQLMAYPAEDAVSMSFLFENGIHGSGIWNFASFERYDNTEIVGDKGKISFSTFGNDPLHIQYANGEKETITIENPLHIQQPFIETVIAELLGKEDASPSKGISGARTTWVIDQVLKEFRDSK, from the coding sequence ATGGAAATTATAAAATGGGGAATTATTGGCTGCGGGAATGTGACCGAAGTAAAAAGCGGTCCAGCGTTTCAAAAAGCGCCAAATTCTGCTCTAGTGGCCGTTATGCGAAGAGATGCGACTCTTGCTGAAGATTACGCAAAACGCCACAACGTTCCGAAATGGTATTCAAATGCCGAAGATCTAATAAATGATCCAGAAGTTAACGCTGTTTATATTGCCACTCCTCCATCTTCTCATAAAGAATATACCATTTTATGCGCTAAAGCCGGAAAACCAGTTTATGTTGAAAAACCGATGGCCTTAACTTTTGAAGAATGCAACGAAATGATCAATGCCTGCAAAGAGCATAATGTTCCGTTATTTGTGGCTTATTACAGAAGAGCTTTGCCTCGTTTTTTAAAAATAAAAGAAATTATTGACCAAGGACAATTGGGAAACATCAGACACGTTAATTGTGTTTTATATCATCCTTTTGAAGCCCGTTACGATGATGAAATTAATCTCCCGTGGACTGTTTTACCGCATATTTCAGGAGGTGGAATTTTCGTTGATTTGGCTTGCCATACTCTAGATTTTCTTGATTTTGTTTTAGGTCCGATAAAATCTGTTCGCGGACACGCAACTTCTCAATTAATGGCTTACCCAGCCGAAGATGCCGTTTCGATGTCATTTTTATTTGAAAACGGAATTCACGGTTCGGGAATTTGGAATTTTGCAAGTTTTGAACGTTACGATAATACAGAAATTGTGGGAGATAAAGGAAAAATCTCCTTTTCTACTTTTGGAAATGATCCGTTGCATATTCAATATGCAAATGGAGAAAAAGAAACCATTACCATAGAAAATCCATTACATATTCAGCAGCCGTTTATAGAAACTGTTATTGCTGAATTATTAGGAAAAGAAGATGCTTCTCCTTCTAAAGGAATTTCTGGCGCCAGAACGACTTGGGTTATTGATCAAGTTTTGAAAGAATTTAGAGATTCTAAATAA
- a CDS encoding prolyl oligopeptidase family serine peptidase encodes MKKTFLLMAITTVGISFGQGKMQYPQTKKGETVDVYFDSKISDPYRWLEDDKSAETGAWVKAQNEVTYAYLDKIPFRNELKKRMEELWNYEKIGAPSKEGKFTYYSKNNGLQNQSVVYRKDENGKEEIFLDPNTFSKDGTTSLGGLDFSEDGSKAAYAISEGGSDWRKVIIIDALSKKVLEDTLVDIKFSGISWHGNEGFYYSSYDKPKGSELSAKTDQHKLYFHKLGTSQKDDKVIFGADQKRRYVGGYVTEDNRYLVITAANSTYGNELYIKDLTKANSPIVTIVDNFNSDSNIIDNQGSKLFIETDFNAPNKRIVTVDAANPKPENWKDFIKETKDILSPSTGAGYFFANYTKDAVSFVQQYDYNGKLVREIKLPAVGTAGGFSGKKADKILYYSFANYTTPGSIYSLEPKTGKSEIYQKPKVDFKSEDYESKQVFYTSKDGTKVPMIITYKKGTKLDGKNPTILYGYGGFNISLTPSFSIANAVWMENGGVYAVANLRGGGEYGKKWHDAGTKMQKQNVFDDFIAAAEYLIAQKYTSSDYLAIRGGSNGGLLVGATMTQRPDLMKVALPAVGVMDMLRYNAFTAGAGWAFDYGTAQDSKEMFEYLKGYSPVHNVKKGTHYPATMVTTGDHDDRVVPAHSFKFASELQEKQTGENPVLIRIDVKAGHGAGKSVAATIQENVDIQAFTLYNMGFKALPKK; translated from the coding sequence ATGAAAAAAACATTTTTATTAATGGCAATTACAACCGTAGGAATATCATTTGGGCAAGGCAAAATGCAATATCCGCAAACTAAAAAAGGAGAAACTGTCGATGTTTACTTTGATTCCAAAATAAGCGATCCTTACCGTTGGTTAGAAGATGACAAATCTGCCGAAACTGGTGCGTGGGTAAAAGCTCAAAACGAAGTTACTTATGCTTATTTAGATAAAATTCCGTTTCGCAACGAACTTAAAAAGCGAATGGAAGAACTTTGGAACTACGAAAAAATTGGAGCTCCATCCAAAGAAGGAAAATTTACTTATTATTCAAAAAATAACGGCCTTCAAAATCAATCTGTTGTTTATAGAAAAGATGAAAATGGCAAAGAAGAGATTTTCTTAGACCCTAATACCTTCTCAAAAGACGGGACAACTTCTCTTGGCGGACTTGATTTTTCTGAGGACGGAAGCAAAGCTGCTTATGCAATCTCAGAAGGTGGAAGTGACTGGAGAAAAGTAATCATCATTGATGCACTTTCTAAAAAAGTTTTAGAAGATACTTTGGTTGACATAAAATTCAGCGGTATCTCTTGGCACGGAAATGAAGGTTTTTACTACTCTAGTTATGATAAGCCAAAAGGAAGTGAATTGTCTGCAAAAACAGATCAGCACAAATTATATTTTCACAAATTGGGAACTTCTCAAAAAGACGATAAAGTGATTTTTGGCGCTGACCAGAAAAGAAGATACGTGGGCGGATATGTTACTGAAGACAACCGTTACTTGGTAATTACAGCTGCGAACTCGACTTACGGGAATGAATTATACATCAAAGACCTGACTAAAGCCAATAGCCCGATTGTTACAATCGTTGACAACTTTAACAGCGACAGTAATATTATCGACAACCAAGGCAGCAAATTGTTTATAGAAACCGATTTTAATGCTCCCAACAAACGTATTGTAACTGTTGATGCTGCAAATCCGAAACCTGAAAACTGGAAAGATTTTATTAAAGAAACCAAAGACATTTTATCGCCTTCAACTGGTGCCGGCTATTTCTTTGCTAATTACACCAAAGATGCAGTGTCATTTGTACAGCAATATGATTACAACGGGAAATTAGTGCGTGAAATTAAACTTCCTGCTGTTGGAACTGCAGGCGGATTTAGCGGTAAAAAAGCAGATAAAATTTTGTACTACAGCTTTGCCAATTATACAACTCCAGGAAGCATTTATTCTTTGGAACCAAAAACTGGGAAATCTGAAATCTATCAAAAACCAAAAGTAGATTTCAAAAGTGAAGATTACGAGTCTAAACAAGTTTTCTACACTTCAAAAGACGGCACAAAAGTTCCGATGATTATTACCTATAAAAAAGGAACAAAATTAGACGGGAAAAACCCAACTATTCTTTACGGATATGGCGGATTCAATATTAGCTTAACGCCAAGTTTCAGCATTGCTAATGCTGTTTGGATGGAAAACGGCGGAGTTTACGCAGTTGCTAACTTAAGAGGCGGCGGCGAATACGGAAAAAAATGGCACGATGCAGGAACAAAAATGCAAAAACAAAATGTATTTGACGATTTTATCGCTGCAGCAGAATATTTAATTGCTCAAAAATATACATCTTCTGATTATTTGGCTATTCGCGGAGGATCTAACGGAGGCTTATTGGTTGGCGCAACTATGACTCAGCGTCCAGATTTAATGAAAGTGGCATTACCTGCAGTTGGCGTTATGGATATGCTTCGTTACAATGCGTTCACAGCAGGCGCAGGATGGGCTTTTGATTACGGAACAGCTCAAGACAGCAAAGAAATGTTCGAATACTTAAAAGGATATTCTCCTGTTCACAATGTAAAAAAAGGAACACATTATCCTGCAACAATGGTAACTACAGGAGATCACGACGATCGTGTAGTTCCTGCACACAGTTTTAAATTCGCATCTGAATTGCAGGAAAAACAAACAGGAGAAAACCCTGTTTTAATTAGAATTGATGTAAAAGCTGGACATGGAGCAGGAAAATCTGTTGCGGCTACCATTCAAGAAAATGTAGACATTCAGGCTTTCACGCTTTACAATATGGGTTTTAAAGCTTTACCGAAAAAGTAA
- a CDS encoding TonB-dependent receptor, translated as MKKLIIALILGFSSILTAQNSVSGTVTDNQNQPLPGVSVYAPELHKGTTTDANGKYELNNLPNGSLRIAFTYVGYANQNKTIVKLLKQNTLDIILEESVLEMDEVVVSTPFNKLQSQNVMKIEHESIKTLQQKGTSTLIEGLATIPGVSQISTGTSIGKPVIRGLSGNRVLVYSQGVRIENQQFGDEHGLGLNDAGIESVEVIKGPASLLYGSDALGGVLYFNPEKFADAGDFKANFSQKYFTNTEGSNSSIGLKTSTENWKFLARGSYNTHSDYKIAGGDRVTNSRYNETDFKTGIGYSNSSFSSVLRYNYNKLDIGIPEDGIAAQSSSKDTQFPRQGIFNHLLSLNNVIFFENSKLDVDLGYIANDRSEFEDSNEASLHMKLNTFNYNAKYHFPKFGKIETILGIQGMHQTNKNSGEEYLIPDATTNDFGVFGTANYEWDNSVIQAGLRFDNRNITSIAHGTEGEEGYFQALDRSFDSFNASLGYKTKLAEPLTLRLNVATGFRAPNLAELTSNGVHEGTNRYEIGNANLKTEQNVQTDLNLEYKNTHFEFFINGFYNHVNNYIYTSPTGEVLDDNDVFAYVQDNAQLYGGEVGLHFHPHPLDWLHFETSFETVTGKKENKDYLPLIPANNWNNTLRTEFNIKNWLSEGFASLNVSSTFSQDNVSGFETASKGYTLVNLGFGGTVKLGKTAFDINLNGNNLFDKKYIAHLSRLKTDGIPNIGRNIVLGVNFNL; from the coding sequence ATGAAAAAACTTATAATTGCCCTTATTTTAGGGTTCTCGAGCATACTTACTGCTCAAAATTCGGTTTCGGGAACTGTAACCGACAATCAAAATCAGCCATTGCCTGGGGTTTCCGTTTATGCGCCCGAGTTGCATAAAGGAACAACAACAGATGCCAACGGAAAATATGAATTGAATAATCTCCCAAATGGAAGTCTGCGCATTGCTTTTACATATGTTGGATATGCCAATCAAAATAAAACCATCGTAAAACTGCTAAAGCAAAATACGCTGGACATTATTCTTGAAGAATCTGTTTTAGAAATGGACGAAGTAGTGGTTTCAACTCCTTTCAACAAATTGCAATCGCAAAACGTCATGAAAATTGAGCATGAAAGCATTAAAACATTGCAGCAAAAAGGAACCTCAACTTTAATTGAAGGTTTAGCGACAATTCCTGGAGTTTCTCAGATTTCAACAGGAACTTCTATTGGAAAACCAGTAATTCGCGGACTTAGCGGTAATCGTGTTTTGGTTTATTCTCAAGGAGTTCGCATTGAAAATCAGCAGTTTGGAGACGAACATGGTTTAGGCTTAAATGATGCCGGGATTGAAAGTGTCGAAGTAATTAAAGGCCCTGCATCTTTATTGTACGGCTCTGATGCTTTAGGAGGCGTTTTATATTTCAACCCTGAAAAATTTGCTGACGCGGGCGATTTTAAAGCCAATTTCAGCCAAAAATATTTCACCAATACAGAAGGAAGCAATTCTTCCATCGGATTAAAAACTTCTACCGAGAACTGGAAGTTTTTAGCACGAGGAAGCTACAACACGCATTCTGACTACAAAATAGCTGGCGGAGATCGAGTAACAAACTCACGTTACAACGAAACTGATTTTAAAACTGGAATTGGGTACAGCAATTCGAGTTTCTCAAGTGTTTTACGATACAACTACAACAAATTAGACATCGGAATTCCAGAAGATGGAATTGCGGCACAATCTTCAAGCAAAGACACTCAATTTCCGAGACAAGGAATTTTCAATCATTTATTGAGCTTAAACAATGTGATCTTTTTTGAAAATTCAAAATTGGATGTCGATTTAGGCTATATTGCTAATGACCGAAGCGAATTTGAAGACAGCAATGAGGCTTCTCTACACATGAAATTGAACACTTTCAATTATAATGCAAAATACCATTTCCCGAAATTCGGAAAAATCGAAACTATTTTAGGAATTCAGGGAATGCATCAGACGAATAAAAATTCTGGCGAAGAATATTTAATTCCAGATGCCACAACCAACGATTTTGGAGTTTTTGGAACGGCAAATTACGAGTGGGACAACAGTGTCATTCAAGCAGGATTGCGTTTTGACAATAGGAACATTACTTCTATCGCTCACGGAACTGAAGGTGAAGAAGGATATTTTCAGGCTTTAGACCGTTCTTTTGACAGCTTTAATGCTTCTTTGGGCTACAAAACTAAATTGGCAGAACCATTAACGCTTCGTTTAAATGTTGCCACTGGATTTAGAGCGCCAAACTTGGCCGAATTAACTTCAAACGGGGTTCACGAAGGAACGAATCGCTACGAAATTGGAAATGCAAATCTAAAAACAGAACAAAATGTTCAGACCGATTTAAACTTAGAATACAAAAATACCCATTTCGAGTTTTTCATAAACGGATTCTATAATCACGTAAACAATTACATCTACACTTCGCCAACTGGAGAAGTTTTAGATGATAATGATGTTTTTGCCTATGTTCAGGACAATGCGCAATTGTACGGAGGTGAGGTTGGCTTGCACTTTCATCCTCACCCGTTAGATTGGCTGCATTTTGAAACCAGTTTTGAAACGGTTACAGGCAAAAAAGAAAATAAAGATTATTTGCCTCTAATTCCCGCAAACAATTGGAATAACACGCTTAGAACTGAATTTAACATCAAAAATTGGCTAAGCGAAGGTTTTGCTTCTTTGAATGTTTCCTCAACTTTCAGTCAAGACAATGTGAGCGGTTTCGAAACGGCTTCTAAAGGATATACTTTGGTAAATTTAGGTTTTGGAGGAACAGTAAAACTTGGAAAAACGGCTTTTGACATTAACCTAAACGGAAACAATTTATTTGATAAAAAATATATTGCACACCTTTCTCGATTAAAAACAGACGGCATTCCTAATATTGGAAGAAATATCGTTTTGGGAGTTAACTTCAACTTATAA